From the Callithrix jacchus isolate 240 chromosome 22, calJac240_pri, whole genome shotgun sequence genome, the window tataggcgtgagccaccgtgcctggcctttcccAGAAATTTCTAATACAGAGGTAGATACGAGGTTTCTGCAAAATGAACAAGTCATGTCTTTTCTTTAGAGTGTCCCACAGCCCTTGCCTGGACAGGCAAATTCTGAAGCTTTTGTGTCTTGCAGTAATTTTTGACCTGGACATTAAAGTGGTACTTGGCCTTTGAATTCCTGTCTTATCCTTGCgcagttttttcttatttttttcttttccacctaACCAGTGTGCTGCACAGGTTTTTGATGATATTCCCAAACACAAATCATGAGACGAGTGTGCCATCTTGAGTAAAAAATTGTTTCTAACTCAAAAAAGTAGAACCTTTCTCACTGGACTCCTCCAAAGGCAAGCACCAGTCTAGAAAAGGAATAAAGTGGCACTCAGCAGCCTGGGAGCTGCAGCACATCCACCGCTCTCGGCAAGAATGATGCTATGACCTCACTGAGTACTCAACACATGGGGCAGAGGGATGGGTTTACCTCTGCTGGAGCCGTTCTTAGCCCTAGAGTGCCACTCCAGATGTGTGGCAGTAGAAGAGTAATTTTATGAAAGCCTAAAGCAGCACTACCTCCCACAAGACAAAGCAGCAGAGCTGAAATTAACTCAAGGCTGCAGAGCAAAGCCCCCTACAGAAGAGAGTCCACTGGGAGCTTGAGGGCTCTCCTTAAGATAAAGCTGTGACCTTCAATTTAAAGGCCAGGggaggccaggtgtgctggctcacacctataatcaggagttcgagaccagcctgaccaacagtgaaatcctgtctctatttaaaatacaaaagattagctgggtgtggcggcgggggggcctgtaatcccagctattcaggaggctgaggcaagagaattgcttgaatccgggaggcagaggttgcagtgagctgagatcacaccactgcactccagactgggcaataagagcgaaactctgtctcaaaaaacatatagGCCAGTGGATGCCAAGCCTTAAAACTTTAACAACTTATAAAATTTCTTAATAAGAAATTCCACATAccagccaggaacagtggctcaggcctgtaatcccaacacattgagaggccaaggtgggtggatcacaaggtcaggagttcaagaccaacctggccaaaatggtgaagccctgtctgtactaaaaacacaaaagttagctaggcatgtgtggtgacgggcgcctgtaatcctagctactcaggaggctgaggcagaggttgcagtgagccaagatcgcgccactgcactccagcctgggtgagactctgtctcaaaaaaaaaaaaaaagaaattccacatACCAAACTAGTCCCAGAAATAAATATGCAACTtactaaacaataaaataatagcttAACACAATAGCCAAAAAAGTTAAGAATTCAGAAATGTTTGCTTTCCCTATGAAAACTTAGgatagctggcatggtggctcttgtctataattccaccactttgggaggccaaggcaggagaactgtttgaactcaggaattccAGAGCACtgtggacaacatagggagaccaggtctctacaaaaaattattagatagatgtggggccgggcatggtggcttatgcctgtaatctcagccctttgggaggccgaggcggggtggatcacaagtttaggagttcaagaccagcctggacaagatgatgaaaccctgtctctactaatcccagctacttgagaggcagagaatcccttgaacccaggaggcagaggttgtagtgagccatgatcttgccattgcactcaaacttgggagacagagcaagactatgtctcaaaaaaaaaaattagttgggtgtggtggctcacacttgtagtcccatgGACCTGGGAgatgtaggctgcagtgagcagtgatcaagccactgcactccagcctaagtgacagatgGAGACTTgtgtcaaacaaaacaaactaagcAAAAAAACTAAGGATAACACCCTTGAATTTGTCCCTAAGTTGTCATTCAAAGCCTTGGACTCCCACTGAAGGAATTCCCTAGTACTGAGACACTAGATAAAGCAGAagtggccgggagcggtggctcacgcctgtaatcccagcactttgggaggccgaggcgggtggatcacgaggtcaagagatcgagaccatcctggtcagcatggtgaaaccccatctctactaaaaatacaaaaaattagctgggcatggtggcgcgtgcctgtaatcccagctactcaggaggctgaggcaggagaattgcctgaacccaggaggcggaggttgcggtgagccgagatcgcaccattgcactccagcctgggtaacaagagcgaaactttgtctcaaaaaaaaaaaaaaaaaaaaaagcataagtgAAGACTGCACTCTAATTTTCCTCCTTTGTTCTGTGTTTCTTCTGAAGGGCTGGTAAAAAATCACTTCCTCTATCCAGGAACATTTTTCTACTGAcccccaaattttattttattttatttttttgagacagtttttgctcttgttacccaggctggagtgcaatggcgcaatctcggctcaccgcaacctctgcctcctgggttcaggcaattctcctgcctcagcctcctgaggagctggaattacaggcacgcgccaccatgcccagctaattttttgtatttttagtagagatggggtttcaccatgttgaccaggatggtcttgatctcttgacctcgtgatccacccgccttggcctcccaaagtgctgggattacaggtttgagccaccacgcctggcttgacCCCCAAATTTTAAGCAAAGCTTTTCTTCCCTAACCAATTGCAAATCATAAAATCTTTAAGCCCCAGCTTTAAAAtatccttccaagcctaaaccaatgAGTAAACTCCAtgtcttgatttttaattttgcctGTAGCATCTGCATTCCTAAAATTTACCCCGGCTTCTAAAAATCCCTGCCTGAAATCTAGTGGGGGAGGTCAGGATTTAAGACTTGATACCTGTGTGGCCCTCATTTTTGGGGTTCCTGCAATAAAAGCCTTTTTCCACATCACTTCAAACCCCAGTGTAAATGCCTGGCTTTCCAGGACAAGGCAACTTGATCATAGTCCTGGGGCTCTGGTTGGCTGGAAATAGGCCTTCTCCCACATCTTTCTCACTTTCATGTAGGAAAGAagtagtttcctttttttaaatcaaaactgTTTATCATAAGGATATATACCTTCACAGATAGCATAAAGttaatttttcagaatattttttatcaGCCAGGTAGAGTATCTCACAGCTGTAATCAGTATTTTGGAAAATAAGGTGGAAGGACTGTTCAAGGCTAGGTGTTGGCTGAGCAAtggaatgagaccatgtctctatgaAACGAATAAAAAATAAGCTGAGAATGGTGGTACCTgtttgtagtcctaggtactcagaaggctaaggtaggagggtAATTTGAGCCCTAGAGTTCAAGGCTATAGCAaactgattgcaccactgaacttcaacctgggtaacagagggacaCCCTGTCTcccaaacagacacacacacacacgcacacacacacacacatacacacacacacatacatgtatgtatataaatatcccatatattttacttttgcattttaaatgttatgtttcaaaatatatatatttttcattttatttatttatttatttatttttgaggcggaatatatatttcattttatttatttatttatttatttttgaggcggaatttcgctcttgttacccaggctggagtgcaatggcgccatcttggctcactgcaacctctgcctcctgggttcaggcaattctcctgcctcagcctcctgagtagctgggattacaggcatgcgccaccatgcccagctaattttttgtatttttagtagagacagggtttcaccatgttgaccgagatggtcttgatctcttgacctcatgatccacctgcctcggcctcccaaagtgctgggattacaggcttgagccaccgcgcccgcgcccggccctattttatTATGTAATGGAGATacagtctcaccatgttacccaagctgtCTCGACCTGTtcagcttaagcaatcctcctgtcttggctttccaaaatgctgagattacttACAGGTTGTCTCTAAAGTAAGTCCTTCCATGTATTTGAAGTTTTGAGTCCATATAAAGACTGTTTACTTTCaaagagttttaccatattgcttATATCCATAGTTTCTAGCCAGTGTGAGTCCTTACATGCTTTTGAAGGATTGAGGCAGATCTAAAGGCTTTACCGCATTGCTTACactcatagggtttctctccagtgtgaatcctTTCATGATAGAGAAAAGAGTTGGAAGAAATGAAAGCTTTTCCACATTgtttacatttgtagggtttctctccagtgtgagtccTTTTATGATAGCGAATGGAATTGGAAGAAATGAAGGCTTTTCCACATTGCTTACactcatagggtttctctcctgtgtgagtCCTTTCATGCATTTTAAGTTGTGAGGCAACTGTGAAGACTTTACCACATTGCTTACATCCATatggtttctctcctgtgtgagtTCTTATGTGCTTTTGAAGGATTGAGGCAGATCTGAAAGCTTTCCCACAGTGCTTACactcatagggtttctctccagtgtgagtccTTTGATGATAGTGAAAAGAATTAGAAGAAGTAAAGGTTTTCTTACATtgtttacattcatagggtttctctccagtgtgtgTCCTTTCATGTACTCGAAGATCCTTGACATAACTGAAGGCTTTCTCACATTTCTTACATTTGTACGGTCTCTCTCCAGTGTGAGTCTTTTCATGATAGCGAAAGGAAGTGGAAGAAATAAAGGCCTTACCACATAGCTTACActcataaggtttctctccagtgtgttTTCTTTCATGCACTCGCAGGTACTTGACAGATCTGAACGCTTTCCCACATTGCTTACactcatagggtttctctccactgTGAGTCCTTTCATGATATTGAAAGGAACTGGGACAATTGAAGGCTTTACCACATTGCTTGCATTTATAGCGTTTCTCTTCAGTGTGAGTTTTCTCGTGTCTTTTTAATGAACTCGGAGAAAAAAAGGCTTTCCCACATATGTTACATTTATGAGGCCTCTCTCCAGTGTGCATTCTCATGTGTGTTTGAAAGCTTACTAGATAAGATAATGCTTTCCCACATTGCTTACATTCAAAGGGTTTTTTTGCAGAGTGGATTTTTTCATGTCTACGAACAGAACTGGGAAACCTGAATGCttttccacattccttacattcataagGCTTTTGCCCAGTGTGAGTTCTTCCATATATCGCAAGGCTACTGGAATAATTGAAGGCTCTGAGGTGCCTATTAAAGGAAGAAAGACCCATGCTGATTTCTCCACACACACCGTTTTCATATGATTTTACTCCAGGAGGAGTTTTCTTCCTCCACATGTCATCTGGAACCTGGGTCAAAACTTCTGCATGCTGATGACTTTCTTTACTTTGAAAGAGTCTCTCTCCTATAAGTCTTCTGTGAACAATGAAAAGCACATTATAATGGATTTATCACTAATTTTAATTCACTTCTAAGTATtgtacttgcattttttttttctaagatgaagtctcgctctgtcgtccaagctggagcgcagtggcacggtctcggatcactgcaacctctgcctcccaggttcaagtgattctcctgcctcagactcctgagtagctgggattacaggcacccactaccacacccagctaatattttgtctttttaatagagatgggctttcaaccatgttggccaggctgctctcaaactcctgactgcatgatctgcccacctcgccctcccaaagcactgggattacaggcgtgagccaccatgcccagccctgcacTTCCATTTTTAACAATGCCCAGCAAAGTGTAGGCTTTCTGTCCTGTCTGAACTGTGTGAACATGAAGGGACCACATGCTATACAAGAAGGCCCAGCCATCTCTTATCAAAAATAGTTAATATTGAggctgggcacgctggctcacacctgtaatcccagcactttgggaggccaaggcaggtggatca encodes:
- the LOC103789771 gene encoding uncharacterized protein LOC103789771 isoform X1, with product MDSVAFEDVAVNFTQEEWALLDRSQKKLYREVMQETLRNLTSIGKTWSNQNAEERHQNPRRNLRLIGERLFQSKESHQHAEVLTQVPDDMWRKKTPPGVKSYENGVCGEISMGLSSFNRHLRAFNYSSSLAIYGRTHTGQKPYECKECGKAFRFPSSVRRHEKIHSAKKPFECKQCGKALSYLVSFQTHMRMHTGERPHKCNICGKAFFSPSSLKRHEKTHTEEKRYKCKQCGKAFNCPSSFQYHERTHSGEKPYECKQCGKAFRSVKYLRVHERKHTGEKPYECKLCGKAFISSTSFRYHEKTHTGERPYKCKKCEKAFSYVKDLRVHERTHTGEKPYECKQCKKTFTSSNSFHYHQRTHTGEKPYECKHCGKAFRSASILQKHIRTHTGEKPYGCKQCGKVFTVASQLKMHERTHTGEKPYECKQCGKAFISSNSIRYHKRTHTGEKPYKCKQCGKAFISSNSFLYHERIHTGEKPYECKQCGKAFRSASILQKHVRTHTG
- the LOC103789771 gene encoding uncharacterized protein LOC103789771 isoform X2, with translation MDSVAFEDVAVNFTQEEWALLDRSQKKLYREVMQETLRNLTSIGKTWSNQNAEERHQNPRRNLRRLIGERLFQSKESHQHAEVLTQVPDDMWRKKTPPGVKSYENGVCGEISMGLSSFNRHLRAFNYSSSLAIYGRTHTGQKPYECKECGKAFRFPSSVRRHEKIHSAKKPFECKQCGKALSYLVSFQTHMRMHTGERPHKCNICGKAFFSPSSLKRHEKTHTEEKRYKCKQCGKAFNCPSSFQYHERTHSGEKPYECKQCGKAFRSVKYLRVHERKHTGEKPYECKLCGKAFISSTSFRYHEKTHTGERPYKCKKCEKAFSYVKDLRVHERTHTGEKPYECKQCKKTFTSSNSFHYHQRTHTGEKPYECKHCGKAFRSASILQKHIRTHTGEKPYGCKQCGKVFTVASQLKMHERTHTGEKPYECKQCGKAFISSNSIRYHKRTHTGEKPYKCKQCGKAFISSNSFLYHERIHTGEKPYECKQCGKAFRSASILQKHVRTHTG